The window TCTGAAAACTATCCATTCGCTGCAAATCCAAAAACAAGCATGTTAGCTGCATTTTCAGCTATTAAACTCTTAAAGAGTTTTGGTGAATGTTTCTCAGTAGGAACATAATTTAAATTTAATATATTTTTAATTAAAATCAATTTAATTTTTCAAATATGTATTTTGCATAATTGAATTAACTAGAATTTAGGTGATTAGATGAAGGATTATGAGATTTATTCAACTATGAAGGTTCCAAAGAACTCAAATATCATCATACGTTTAGATGGGCGCAAGTTTCATAGTTTATCTAAGGCATTAAATCTTGTAAAGCCTTATGATGAGAATTTCTATAAGATAATAGAAAATGTTTGCCTCGATATTTTCAATCAGTTTGCACCTAAATTCATTTATGCATTTTCAGATGAAATCAGCATACTTCTGGATGAGATTCCATTTTCAGGCAGGGTTGAGAAGATCAATTCAGTATTCGCTTCACTGGCTTCAAGTTCCTTTACATATAATCTATTAAACGATTATTCTAATGAATTTGATTTAGACAACTTATCAGATAATGAAAGGAATATTATATTTCCTATATCCTTTGATTCAAGAATCATTCCAATCGATGATGCATCTATATCTGACTACTTCAAATGGAGACAAGATGAATGTTGGAGAAATTGCATCAATGGATATGGCATCTGGGCACTGAAAAAGGAATATGATAAGGAAGAAGCTAATGAAAAGATAAAGGGATTGAAATCAAATGAAATCCATGACATGCTATTTGAGAAAGGAATTAATCTCAATGATGTAGACACTTGGAAAAAGAGAGGAATCGGTGTTTATAAGAAATCATGGGAAATAGAAGGATTCAATCCGAAAAAACAGGAAAAAACAGTATCTACAAGGTCTGAAGTTTTTGCTGATTATGAATTGGACATTTTTAGTAAGGAATTTTTTGATAATTTGAGATAATTTTCTTAAAATGAATTTTTAAAATTAAAATTATTTTTTTTATTAATCTTTTATAATATGTTTAAACTTGGCTAAGAGGTGAAATTATGGGATTTGAAGATTTGGTATCTAAAATGAATGAAAGGAATCAATTCAGGAAGGTCTGTGTAGACCAAGGTGTGATTGATTCTGTAGTGTTCTATTCTAAAAAATCATATCCCAATGAATTTTTAGCCATGCTAGACGGACACGTTAAGGATAATGTTTTATATATCACTGGTTTATTGTTCTTGCCAGGTGAAAGGTCTCATACAAGCGCAAGCTTTAATGATTGGATGATTCCACCTAATCAGAAAAAATGGGGTTCTGTACATTCACATCCCGGCAACAATGCAAATCCGTCACATGCAGATTTAATGACATTTTCAAAGCATGGTCCATTTCACATGATTGTATGTGAACCATACAGTTTAGAGACTATGAAAGCATATAACGCTTATGGAGAGCCAGTTGCCTTTGAAGTTGGTAACTTTCCAGATGAGAATAAGGATTTGATGCTTGAGGATTTAAAGCAAATCAAGGAAGAGATTGATGAAATGGATGGGGAAGAACTTAGTCCATCATTCTTTGATTTGGATAAGGATTTGTCCTACTTTGATGATGATAAGGAAAAGACCAATAAGTATTCCCATGAATTTGATGAAAGCTATAACCCATATAACATTTCAGATGAGGATTTGGGATCTATTGACTTGAATCCGACTGTTGTTGAAATAGGTGGAGAGAGAATCAATGGTCAAAGTCCTAAATTAGGTCTTGTCATTGAATTTAGAGATGGAAAGCCTATTTTAAAAGGAGTTTCAAATAAATTCCTCGAAGAGGATGATGAGTAATTACAAGTAAAAAAAGATTTTTTAATCTAAACTATTATAATCTTCACTATTTTAAATTTTTATAAAAAGAAAATAAGATTTAATTGCTATTTTTAAAATTATGAATAAATAAAGAAAAAAGAAAAAAAGATTAGAATTCAATGAATTCTAATTAAACTATTTTTATAATATTTGCTTAAAGAATTAAGCTGGTTGCGTCATAAACGTTTTCTAATTGTTTAATCTCTTCAACAGATTCTTTAGTAGCAGGTTCATCTAATGTGAGAATCATGATTGCTTCTCCACCAGAAGAGTCTCTTCCAACTTGCATGATACCGATGTTGATGTTCTGTTCACCAAATTTAGTACCGATTGCACCGATACTTCCAGGAATGTCTTTGTATTTTGCAATGAACATGTTTCCTTCAGGTTTTACATCTACCCAGTAGCCGTTGACCTTAATGATCTTAGGTTCGTGCAAGTATGTACCGTCTGCAGACATTTGACCTGCTTTGGTTTTTGCAGTAACCTTAATCATGGTTTCGTAACCTTCGCTGTCATCGCTTACAGCTTCAGTGATGCTGATTCCTCTTGCTTTTGCAACAGCGGTTGCGTTTACAGCATTTACTGCAGTTTCAGTGATTGGGTTTAAGATACCTTGCAAGATGGTTCTTGTGAACAATTCCCTATTTGGAAGTTTAGCGATTTCACCTTTGTAAGTTATTTCCAATTTCTTGATAGGGCTGCTTGCAGATTGTGAAATGAAACTTCCTAATTTTTCACAAAGCTCTAAGTAATTGTTGGTTTCTTCAAATTCTGCATTGTTCATACGAGGCATGTTGATTACGTTTTTAGGCATGTCTCCTTTGAATAAGGTAATTACTTCATTTGCTACGATGATAGCTGCATCCCTTTGAGCCTCTTTAGTGGATGCTGCAATGTGAGGAGTACATACGATATTATCTAATTCGAATAATTTGTTTTCTTTTGCAGGTTCCTCTTCATATACGTCAAGACCTGCACCGAGGATTTCTCCATTTGCCAATGCATCATATAATGCATCCTCGTCAATGATTCCGCCACGTGCACAGTTGAAGATAAGTGCAGTGTCTTTCATCATCTTGAATTGTTCAGTTGAAATTGAGTGTTCAGTTTCAGGAGTGAGTGGAACGTGAATGGTAATCACATCTGCTCTGGTCAATACGTCTTCAATGTTTTCGTATAATTCCACACCCATGTTTTTAGCCACTTCAGGTGGTAAATATGGGTCGTATGCAATTGCATCCATTTCAAATGCCTTACATCTGTTTACAACTTGGGATCCGATTCTTCCCATACCTATTACACCAAGGGTCTTGTTTCTAAGTTCCATACCCATAAATGCCTTTTTCTCCCATTTTCCTGCTTTGGTTGACTTGTCAGCAATAGCTATTTTACGGATAGTGCTTAAGATGAGTCCCATTGTGTGTTCTGCTACAGTGATTGAAGTAGATTCAGGTGCATTAACTACCATAATACCTTTTTGGGTAGCTGCATTTACGTCAACGTTGTCTACACCTACACCTGCTCTTGCAATGATTTTAAGATTGTCTGCCTTTTCAATGACTTCAGCAGGCAATTTGGTTCTGCTTCTTATGAGAATTGCATCATATTCCCCAATGGTTTCAAGTAACTCTTCAGGGGTAATGCTAGTATCCACTACAACTTCACAAACTTCTTTTAAGTTTTCAATACCTTTTTCATTTATTGCATCTGCGACTAATGCTTTCATTATTTCACCGTTTTTTATTTGAAATAAATTATGTAATTTTAATATATTGATTGAGATTAAAATTAATGATAATTATAAAGGTACTTCGTATATAGTAAATCTAGTTTTTGGATAATTTATTTTATAGGAATTCATACGAAGTACCTTATAATATATTATGTATTGTTTACATAATATTTAAAATATTTGTTGAATAATGAATATTTTTTAAAATAAACTTTATATACTTTATAGCCCTATATAAAACTAATTAACTTATGTTAATTTAAAATTCACTAGAAAAATAATGTGAGGTATTAAAATGGTAAGTATTGAAGAATTTCCAATTGCAAGTTCAGATCATATTCCGGGATACAAGATTGTAGAAGAAAAAGGATTCGTATACGGTTTGACTGTACGTGCACGTGGTATTGGTGGAGACATTGGTGCAGGATTAAAAGGATTGCTCGGTGGAGAAATCAAGCAATACGTTTCAATGATGGAAGAATCCAGAGATGAATCAATTAAACGTTGCATTGATCATGCTAAGGAATTAGGTGCAAATGCAATCATTACCATGAGAATGGATTCAGACAGCATTTCCCAAAACATGCAAGAAGTTTTAGCATACGGTACTGCTGTTGTAATTGAAAAAGAGGATTAATTCTCTTTTCATCTTTTTTATTTTTTATAATTCTTTAACTATTTTTCATAGTCTCTTAAACTTTTTTTCAAATCATTAAATTTATATGTAATCATTTCAAAATATATAACTACCGAACGGTAGGTAGGTAAATATGAACACTAAAGAAAAGATATTTGATGTGTCTTTAGACCTGTTTTCAAAAAAAGGTTATGATTCTGTTTCACTTAGGGAGATTGCAGAAGAGGTGGGAATTAAAAAGAGCTCAATATATAGTCATTACTCATCTAAAGAAGCAATATTAATGGACATATTTGAATACTTGACAAATCTTTTTGAATATGATGAGTTGCTCAACAATAATGAATTGGATTTAAGTGAAGATAATGAAATATTGCTTGAAAACCCTGAACTGTTTTATCATATGGGGTCTGAAGCTATTAGGATAATGTTTTCTGAAGAGAAAAATCTCAAAATTTGGAAATTGATCTTTATCCAGATGAATCATAACGAAACAATAAGGTTGTTTTTCCAGGATGAGATACTAGTTAAGCCATTGAGATTTTGGAGAGGATTCTTTAGTATTCTAAAGGAAAATGGAATTATCCGACAAGACTGTAACCCTGAGCTATTGGCTAAGGAATACTATAGCTTTCCAATTTATTTGCTTTTGGAAATATGTGCAAAATATGATGACATTCCAGAAAGCACTTTGGATAATTTCTTCAAGGAAGCAGAAGAGCATGCCAATTTCCTATTGGATTGCATAAAGGTGAAATGATGGATGATGAAAATTTTAATTTACAGGATTATCTTGCAGAAGGGGCTGAAATAATTGTAAAGGATGCAATTAAGGCATCTCTTAAGAATCCTAAAGAGAGTCTGTTCTTGGCCAAATTTGCAAAGCATACAAGAAAAGCGAGCAAAATTAGACAAGAGTATGAGAAAAAAGGTCAAAATATTCCAATTTTTTTGATAGCAAGCATTACAAGCAGTTGCAATTTGCATTGCACCGGATGCTATTCAAGAGCGAATGATGCATGCCATGACAATGAACCTATCAATCAATTAAGTGGAGAAGAATGGGAAAATATCTTCACTCAAGCAAAAGAACTTGGAATAAGTTTCATCGTGCTTGCTGGGGGTGAGCCTATGATTAGGGAAGATGTTATCAATAAAGCAAGTAATCATCCAGAGATTCTATTCCCAATCTTTACAAACGGGACCCTATTGAATAATGATTATCTAAGATTGTTTGATGAAAACAGAAATCTTGTTCCCATATTTTCCATTGAAGGGGATGAAGAGGTAACTGATTTAAGAAGAGGAGAAGGAGTCTATAATCAGCTATTGAATTCAATGGATTTGATGAGAAAGAACAATATTATATTCGGAGCTTCTCTTACATTTACAAAAGGCAATCTCTCCAATTTGCTTTCAAGGGAATACATCAATCAATTAAGGGATTTTGGATGCAAAGTGATATTTTTCATTGAATACGTTCCAGTAAATGAGGAAACAATAGAACTTGCTCCTGGTGATGATGAAAGGGATTTGCTTTTAGATGAGCTTGAACTTCTCAGAAAAGAGTATGATGATATGCTGTTCTTATCATTCCCTGGAGATGAAAAGACCTCTGGAGGCTGTTTAGCAGCAGGAAGAGGATTTTTCCATATCAATTCCTATGGTGGTGCTGAACCTTGTCCTGCTTCACCGTATTCTGATATTAATGTTAGAGATTCATCTCTTCTTGAAGCATTGGATTCAAAATTGTTCAGGTCTCTTCGTGATGGAGGCATCCTTTTGGATGACCATGAAGGAGGCTGTGTATTGTTTGAACACAAGGATGAAGTGGAAAGAATATTAAATGAATGATTTTTTAAATTTTTAATATCTTTTCTTTTTTTATTTTTTTAATTATCTTTTTTAGCTATTTTTTCGATAAATATAATAATTATTTTAATTAAATTTTTATTTAGATTTATATTATTAAAAATTATTTTATGTTAAAATCATTATCAATTTCAATTAGGTTGTGTTTATTATATTTAATCAAGATTTAGAATTTAAAGGAAAATCAATCCCTCGTGTAGTTTTGGGAAATGCACCGTTTCTTGCAGATGCCTATTTTGGCCATAGGACTCGTTTGTATAATTTAGACTTGCTTAGAAACCCAAACAATGTTAGCAAGATAATCGAAAAGTCATATGAATGTGGAGTAAGGTCCATCAACTTGGCAAACAAGGAAAATCTATTGAAGGCATTCAAAATAGCTTGTGACAATGGAGTTGAAATGCAATCTGTTTCCACAATAGGAAAGACAGAAATGGATTATGTTTTCCCAAATTATGAACAGGCAAAGATGGAAGCTACCTGGAAGGAAGACATTGAAAATTTGGCACAGTTTGATAACTCTGTAATGCTTGTAGATGAGTTCCTTATAGACACATATGATTGGGATTTCATAACTGAGATATTGGATGAGATTAATGGTGCAGGTGTTCCAGCAGGAATAATCACATCTTTCCCATTCAAAACAAGTGAAGAAATAATTGATTCCCCTATTCTTGAAGATAAAAGCCTCTTTGACTTTTACATGATTCCAGTAAACAAGCTTGGATACATGATGGACATTCCAGATTTCAGGTCTGATAAGCAGGATGAACTGAAAGGAATGCTTGATAAAATTGGTAAGAAGGTCATAATCAATAAGATTTTGGCAGTTGGTATTCAAAGACCAGAGGAAGCTTTCAATTTCTTGAATACTTTGGATTTTGCTGATATGGTTTCTGTTGGAATTGCAAGTGAAAGAGAGGCAGAGGAAACATTCAAAATTTTAAATGAAATTTAATATAAATTTATAAATATAACTATTGTTATAAATTATATTGTAGATTATAATAATATTGAAATTAAGATAATTATTTATTTTTATTAGTTTAAGGTGAAGAATATGGAGTTCATTAAGAAAATCCCTGCAATCAGATGGGAAAATGGAAAATATGAGCATGTTGAGGAAGAAACTGTTGAGGATGAAAACATTTATTTCTATATAGACTTCCTCCAGCCACGTAAATTTT is drawn from uncultured Methanobrevibacter sp. and contains these coding sequences:
- a CDS encoding tRNA(His) guanylyltransferase Thg1 family protein, with product MKDYEIYSTMKVPKNSNIIIRLDGRKFHSLSKALNLVKPYDENFYKIIENVCLDIFNQFAPKFIYAFSDEISILLDEIPFSGRVEKINSVFASLASSSFTYNLLNDYSNEFDLDNLSDNERNIIFPISFDSRIIPIDDASISDYFKWRQDECWRNCINGYGIWALKKEYDKEEANEKIKGLKSNEIHDMLFEKGINLNDVDTWKKRGIGVYKKSWEIEGFNPKKQEKTVSTRSEVFADYELDIFSKEFFDNLR
- a CDS encoding Mov34/MPN/PAD-1 family protein produces the protein MGFEDLVSKMNERNQFRKVCVDQGVIDSVVFYSKKSYPNEFLAMLDGHVKDNVLYITGLLFLPGERSHTSASFNDWMIPPNQKKWGSVHSHPGNNANPSHADLMTFSKHGPFHMIVCEPYSLETMKAYNAYGEPVAFEVGNFPDENKDLMLEDLKQIKEEIDEMDGEELSPSFFDLDKDLSYFDDDKEKTNKYSHEFDESYNPYNISDEDLGSIDLNPTVVEIGGERINGQSPKLGLVIEFRDGKPILKGVSNKFLEEDDE
- the serA gene encoding phosphoglycerate dehydrogenase; amino-acid sequence: MKALVADAINEKGIENLKEVCEVVVDTSITPEELLETIGEYDAILIRSRTKLPAEVIEKADNLKIIARAGVGVDNVDVNAATQKGIMVVNAPESTSITVAEHTMGLILSTIRKIAIADKSTKAGKWEKKAFMGMELRNKTLGVIGMGRIGSQVVNRCKAFEMDAIAYDPYLPPEVAKNMGVELYENIEDVLTRADVITIHVPLTPETEHSISTEQFKMMKDTALIFNCARGGIIDEDALYDALANGEILGAGLDVYEEEPAKENKLFELDNIVCTPHIAASTKEAQRDAAIIVANEVITLFKGDMPKNVINMPRMNNAEFEETNNYLELCEKLGSFISQSASSPIKKLEITYKGEIAKLPNRELFTRTILQGILNPITETAVNAVNATAVAKARGISITEAVSDDSEGYETMIKVTAKTKAGQMSADGTYLHEPKIIKVNGYWVDVKPEGNMFIAKYKDIPGSIGAIGTKFGEQNINIGIMQVGRDSSGGEAIMILTLDEPATKESVEEIKQLENVYDATSLIL
- a CDS encoding heavy metal-binding domain-containing protein, whose product is MVSIEEFPIASSDHIPGYKIVEEKGFVYGLTVRARGIGGDIGAGLKGLLGGEIKQYVSMMEESRDESIKRCIDHAKELGANAIITMRMDSDSISQNMQEVLAYGTAVVIEKED
- a CDS encoding TetR/AcrR family transcriptional regulator, whose protein sequence is MNTKEKIFDVSLDLFSKKGYDSVSLREIAEEVGIKKSSIYSHYSSKEAILMDIFEYLTNLFEYDELLNNNELDLSEDNEILLENPELFYHMGSEAIRIMFSEEKNLKIWKLIFIQMNHNETIRLFFQDEILVKPLRFWRGFFSILKENGIIRQDCNPELLAKEYYSFPIYLLLEICAKYDDIPESTLDNFFKEAEEHANFLLDCIKVK
- a CDS encoding radical SAM/SPASM domain-containing protein → MDDENFNLQDYLAEGAEIIVKDAIKASLKNPKESLFLAKFAKHTRKASKIRQEYEKKGQNIPIFLIASITSSCNLHCTGCYSRANDACHDNEPINQLSGEEWENIFTQAKELGISFIVLAGGEPMIREDVINKASNHPEILFPIFTNGTLLNNDYLRLFDENRNLVPIFSIEGDEEVTDLRRGEGVYNQLLNSMDLMRKNNIIFGASLTFTKGNLSNLLSREYINQLRDFGCKVIFFIEYVPVNEETIELAPGDDERDLLLDELELLRKEYDDMLFLSFPGDEKTSGGCLAAGRGFFHINSYGGAEPCPASPYSDINVRDSSLLEALDSKLFRSLRDGGILLDDHEGGCVLFEHKDEVERILNE